A window of the Streptomyces sp. NBC_01351 genome harbors these coding sequences:
- a CDS encoding DUF3616 domain-containing protein: MTVRLAPVRPWGAVGAAALLVAGLTAPASASAATGFPAASDVTIGLSATHLSGAVGAYGDPSVTVDVEQAGIPDGFLRLTVLSSSNPAVADVADVRQVRTPGGDRRLTVHARGQGYTELTLQVTGRGGRTATATLSYAASARVDGALTTRYLTGSSDASAAVDAGGGHVLVADDETNVLRLYDRSRSGAPVKTWDLGPSLGLKKEADIEAATRVGDTIYWTGSLGNNKDGKYKAERNTVFTTTVTGSGADTEITFGTAYRKLREDLVAWDAANGNRYGFAAGTAAGEVPKQIDGFNVEGLEFAPGSTSTAYVGFRAPLAPAALGGKALIVPVTNFDQVVAAGAKPVFGAGVELDLGGLAVRDIRKNAADQYLILAGSWAADDNSDPYALYQWDGVPGHAPVKRVDLPTTDPGGWEAIVNVPERLVPGARIQLITDSGAADLYGDGTEAKDLDHPEWKKSRSAWFKLG; encoded by the coding sequence GTGACCGTTCGCCTCGCACCCGTACGCCCCTGGGGCGCCGTCGGCGCCGCGGCCCTGCTCGTCGCCGGGCTCACCGCGCCCGCGTCCGCGTCCGCGGCCACCGGCTTCCCGGCGGCCTCCGACGTGACGATCGGGCTGTCCGCCACGCACCTGAGCGGGGCGGTCGGAGCGTACGGCGACCCGTCCGTGACGGTGGACGTGGAGCAGGCCGGGATACCCGACGGCTTCCTGCGGCTCACGGTGCTCTCCTCCAGCAATCCCGCCGTCGCGGACGTGGCCGACGTACGGCAGGTGCGCACGCCCGGCGGCGACCGGCGCCTGACGGTCCACGCCCGGGGCCAGGGCTACACCGAGCTCACCCTCCAGGTCACCGGACGCGGCGGCCGGACGGCCACGGCCACCCTGTCCTACGCGGCCTCGGCGCGGGTGGATGGCGCCCTGACCACCCGCTACCTCACGGGATCCTCCGACGCCTCGGCCGCCGTGGACGCCGGCGGCGGCCACGTGCTGGTCGCGGACGACGAGACCAACGTGCTGCGCCTGTACGACCGCTCCCGCTCGGGCGCGCCCGTGAAGACCTGGGACCTCGGGCCCTCGCTCGGTCTGAAGAAGGAGGCCGACATCGAGGCCGCCACCCGGGTCGGCGACACGATCTACTGGACGGGCTCCCTCGGCAACAACAAGGACGGCAAGTACAAGGCCGAGCGCAACACCGTCTTCACCACGACGGTCACCGGGTCGGGCGCCGACACCGAGATCACCTTCGGTACCGCCTACCGGAAGCTGCGGGAGGACCTGGTCGCCTGGGACGCGGCGAACGGGAACCGGTACGGATTCGCGGCCGGCACGGCCGCGGGCGAGGTGCCGAAGCAGATCGACGGGTTCAACGTGGAGGGGCTGGAGTTCGCCCCGGGATCCACCAGCACGGCCTACGTGGGCTTCCGGGCCCCGCTGGCGCCGGCCGCGCTCGGCGGCAAGGCGCTGATCGTGCCGGTCACCAACTTCGACCAGGTCGTGGCGGCGGGGGCCAAGCCGGTCTTCGGTGCGGGCGTCGAGCTGGACCTCGGCGGGCTGGCCGTCCGGGACATCCGCAAGAACGCGGCCGACCAGTACCTGATCCTGGCCGGCTCCTGGGCCGCCGACGACAATTCGGACCCGTACGCGCTCTACCAGTGGGACGGCGTCCCCGGTCACGCGCCGGTGAAGCGGGTCGACCTGCCGACCACGGACCCGGGCGGCTGGGAGGCCATCGTGAACGTCCCCGAGCGGCTGGTGCCCGGGGCCCGGATCCAGCTGATCACCGACAGCGGCGCCGCCGACCTCTACGGGGACGGCACGGAGGCCAAGGACCTCGACCACCCGGAGTGGAAGAAGTCCCGGTCCGCCTGGTTCAAGCTGGGCTGA
- a CDS encoding metal-sulfur cluster assembly factor, which translates to MTENATPEASIKPATEEEVREALYDVVDPELGIDVVNLGLIYGIHIDDANIATLDMTLTSAACPLTDVIEDQAKSATDGIVNELRINWVWMPPWGPDKITDDGREQLRALGFNV; encoded by the coding sequence ATGACCGAGAACGCGACGCCCGAGGCGTCGATCAAGCCGGCCACCGAGGAAGAGGTCCGCGAGGCCCTCTATGACGTGGTCGACCCCGAGCTGGGCATCGACGTCGTCAATCTGGGCCTGATCTACGGCATCCACATCGACGACGCGAACATCGCCACCCTCGACATGACCCTGACCTCGGCGGCCTGCCCGCTGACGGACGTCATCGAGGACCAGGCGAAGTCGGCGACGGACGGCATCGTCAACGAACTTCGCATCAACTGGGTCTGGATGCCCCCGTGGGGCCCGGACAAGATCACGGACGATGGTCGTGAGCAGCTCCGCGCGCTCGGCTTCAACGTCTGA